A genomic region of Magnolia sinica isolate HGM2019 chromosome 6, MsV1, whole genome shotgun sequence contains the following coding sequences:
- the LOC131248645 gene encoding disease resistance protein RGA2-like, producing the protein MLNLESIKMLSGGPLPVLPNLNGLSINGIPEQTSLPGDWLGQLRALQTLEISYCPQLKSIPDELGQLKALQTLVISRCLQLESLPKELGKLKALQTLKIAHCLKLESLPEELGKLKALQTLEIFGCRQLKSLPEKLGQHKALQTLVISICQQLESLPEELGQLKALQNLQIWYCPQLKSLPEELGQLKALQTMKIERCPQLESLPEELGQLKVLQTLEINDCPQLKSLPELQHLTMLQRLKIIDCPLLKEGLQDGGEDRHKIAHIPNNTIYSFE; encoded by the coding sequence ATGTTGAATTTAGAAAGCATTAAGATGTTATCAGGAGGGCCCTTACCTGTGCTCCCTAACCTTAACGGTTTGAGTATTAATGGAATTCCTGAGCAAACGTCACTACCTGGTGATTGGTTGGGACAACTAAGAGCCCTCCAAACTCTGGAGATCTCCTATTGTCCTCAGTTGAAGTCTATACCAGATgagttgggacaactcaaagccctccaaactctGGTTATCTCCCGTTGTCTACAGTTGGAGTCTCTACCAAAGGAGTTGGGAAaactcaaagccctccaaactctGAAGATCGCTCATTGTCTGAAGTTGGAGTCTCTACCAGAGGAGTTGGGAAAACTCAAAGCTCTCCAAACTCTGGAGATCTTTGGTTGTCGACAGTTGAAGTCTCTACCAGAGAAGTTGGGACAACACAAAGCCCTCCAAACTCTGGTTATCTCCATTTGTCAACAGTTGGAGTCTCTACCAGAggagttgggacaactcaaagccctccaaaATTTGCAGATCTGGTATTGTCCACAGTTGAAGTCTCTACCTGAggagttgggacaactcaaagctCTCCAAACTATGAAGATAGAGAGATGTCCACAGTTGGAGTCTCTACCAGAGGAGTTAGGACAACTCAAAGTCCTCCAAACTCTGGAGATCAATGATTGTCCACAGTTGAAGTCTCTACCAGAGTTGCAACACCTCACAATGCTTCAACGATTGAAGATCATAGACTGTCCACTCTTAAAAGAGGGCCTCCAAGATGGAGGAGAAGATCGTCACAAGATTGCCCACATCCCGAATAACACTATTTATTCATTTGAATGA